A single genomic interval of Oleidesulfovibrio alaskensis DSM 16109 harbors:
- a CDS encoding AMP-binding protein: MKKIVSASYEDFCRDFTLNVPANFNFAFDVLDRLASERGDDVAVVHVDDAGVRRDYTFGWLHGQSCRMANALKQRGLRKGDRVMLILYRSIEFWVSMLALHRLGAVPVPSPAQLMPKDIVFRVNRANIRGMIVESSLTGRIEEARPQTETLDVLVQSGKGCLPAGWSDFHDMVQQASADFPRPAAPAENAGGDDPLLIFFSSGTTGMPKMVEHNHLYPLGHYMTGAYWHDLEPGDLHLTLADTGWGKALWGKFYGQWMAGAAVFVYDFRGKFVPAELLRIMAENRITTFCAPPTVYRFLVREDLSQCDLSCLRHCTTAGELLNESVYADWLAATGLPIYEGYGQTETTLQVATFRNMQPKPGSIGRPVPGWDVVLMDAGGNMCPAGEEGEICVRVAEGAPVGLFKGYLDEPEKTASVMFDGYYHTGDKAWMDEDGYLWFLGRVDDLIKSSGYRIGPFEVESALVSHPAVIEAAVTGVPDPLRGQAVKATVVLAGGYEAGEALTKELQNHVKKVTAPYKYPRIIDYVDELPKTISGKIKRAEIRQRDEQA; this comes from the coding sequence ATGAAGAAGATAGTCAGTGCCAGCTACGAAGATTTTTGCAGAGATTTTACCCTGAATGTGCCCGCAAATTTCAACTTTGCGTTTGATGTGCTGGACAGACTGGCCTCTGAACGGGGTGATGATGTTGCCGTGGTGCATGTGGATGATGCCGGCGTCCGGCGCGACTACACCTTCGGGTGGTTGCACGGTCAGTCCTGCCGCATGGCCAATGCGCTGAAACAGCGCGGTCTGCGCAAGGGCGACCGTGTGATGCTTATCCTGTACCGCAGCATCGAGTTCTGGGTAAGCATGCTGGCGTTACATCGTCTGGGCGCCGTGCCCGTGCCTTCGCCCGCGCAGCTGATGCCCAAGGATATTGTTTTTCGTGTCAACCGCGCCAACATCCGCGGTATGATAGTTGAATCATCGCTGACAGGCCGTATAGAAGAAGCCCGTCCTCAGACGGAAACGCTTGATGTGCTGGTGCAGTCCGGCAAAGGCTGTCTGCCCGCGGGCTGGAGCGACTTCCATGATATGGTGCAGCAGGCATCGGCTGATTTTCCCCGACCTGCCGCTCCGGCTGAAAATGCCGGAGGCGATGATCCGCTGCTGATTTTCTTTTCATCCGGCACCACCGGAATGCCCAAGATGGTGGAACACAACCATCTGTACCCGCTGGGACATTATATGACCGGTGCCTACTGGCACGACCTGGAACCCGGAGACCTGCACCTGACTCTTGCCGACACAGGCTGGGGCAAGGCGCTGTGGGGCAAGTTCTACGGCCAGTGGATGGCCGGTGCCGCTGTTTTCGTTTATGATTTTCGCGGCAAGTTTGTGCCGGCAGAGCTTTTGCGCATCATGGCCGAAAACAGGATAACCACCTTCTGCGCACCGCCCACGGTGTATCGTTTTCTGGTGCGCGAAGACCTTTCGCAGTGCGACCTTTCCTGCCTGCGCCACTGCACCACAGCCGGTGAATTGCTGAACGAAAGCGTTTACGCCGACTGGCTGGCAGCCACCGGACTGCCCATTTATGAAGGCTACGGACAGACGGAAACCACTCTGCAGGTGGCCACGTTCCGCAACATGCAGCCCAAGCCCGGCTCCATCGGCAGACCGGTGCCCGGCTGGGATGTGGTGCTGATGGATGCCGGCGGTAATATGTGTCCCGCCGGTGAAGAGGGCGAGATATGTGTCCGCGTGGCCGAAGGCGCTCCTGTGGGGCTTTTCAAGGGGTATCTGGACGAGCCGGAAAAAACGGCGTCGGTGATGTTTGACGGCTACTACCATACCGGCGACAAGGCATGGATGGACGAGGACGGATATCTGTGGTTTCTGGGCCGCGTGGATGACCTCATAAAGAGCTCCGGCTACCGTATCGGCCCGTTCGAAGTTGAGTCGGCGCTTGTTTCCCATCCTGCAGTTATTGAAGCTGCGGTTACCGGCGTGCCCGACCCTCTGCGCGGGCAGGCGGTTAAAGCCACAGTGGTGCTGGCCGGCGGTTATGAAGCCGGTGAAGCCCTGACTAAAGAGTTGCAGAACCATGTTAAAAAGGTGACTGCACCGTATAAGTATCCGCGTATCATAGATTATGTGGACGAATTGCCCAAAACCATAAGCGGCAAGATCAAGCGGGCTGAAATACGCCAGCGTGACGAACAGGCCTGA
- a CDS encoding helix-turn-helix domain-containing protein, protein MSSDAFSQPYREIAPRLLGLRDAVGFSAEELAQKVGVTSQVVERYESGEVEIPVSYLTDVARACGVDLTALVSGGDAHLHDFTLVRKGEGLAVERRKDYDYRNLASRMTGRRMEPFMVRVPPKAESDLSWNEHSGQEFIYMLEGRLEIWLESKRNVLEPGDSIYFESRIPHALRALDGADAVFLDVIS, encoded by the coding sequence ATGAGCAGCGATGCTTTTTCTCAGCCGTACAGGGAAATTGCCCCGCGCCTGCTGGGACTCAGGGATGCTGTAGGCTTTTCTGCAGAGGAGCTTGCGCAGAAAGTGGGTGTGACGTCGCAGGTTGTTGAGCGCTACGAAAGCGGAGAGGTTGAGATTCCTGTCAGTTATCTTACCGATGTCGCAAGAGCCTGCGGAGTTGATCTGACGGCGCTTGTGTCGGGCGGCGACGCTCACCTGCACGATTTTACGCTGGTGCGCAAAGGGGAAGGGCTGGCTGTGGAACGCCGCAAGGACTACGACTACCGTAATCTTGCTTCGCGTATGACAGGCCGTCGTATGGAGCCTTTTATGGTACGGGTGCCGCCTAAAGCCGAAAGCGACCTTTCGTGGAATGAACACAGCGGTCAGGAATTCATCTATATGCTGGAAGGCAGGCTTGAAATATGGCTTGAGTCCAAACGCAACGTGCTGGAACCGGGCGATTCCATCTATTTCGAGTCGAGGATTCCGCATGCTCTGCGTGCTCTTGACGGCGCCGACGCCGTGTTTCTGGATGTGATTAGCTAG
- the dnaA gene encoding chromosomal replication initiator protein DnaA gives MINAWAQIEHTLRDNLNPGLFKVWIKPLAAEQAGDSLRLVAPNAFVASWVRDRLMNEIEKAAASVLGSVPTITVVSGEEPAAAPRPVQVPAQKRPAAARTSGAEQMGLPLHYASRSADSIKWMHSFDEFVVGPSNQMAFAASQDICQQSFRSDTLFLSSDPGLGKTHLLHAVGQQLCNISNRTLPRVEYLTAEEFATRLICALKAKEVDRFKARYRDVDVLLLEDVHFLQGKQRMQDEVLSTVKALQSRGAKVLFSSSFAPKDLNDLDSQLTSRFCSGLLAVIEKPTFETRKQILREKARLHHVQLPEQVADLLADNIRADVRQIESCLRNLLLKARLLNQQITMDMAWEIIGHYAKREAVLDIDAIVRQICSGFDISKEQLQSRSRRRELVIARNTAFFLARKHTDLSLEEIGKRFNRKHSTVIKGIANIEREMNKETPLGRQVVNAVNMVERNGRIIHP, from the coding sequence ATGATAAACGCTTGGGCGCAAATTGAACATACTCTCCGCGACAATCTGAATCCGGGCCTTTTTAAGGTCTGGATCAAACCGCTTGCTGCAGAGCAGGCCGGTGACTCTCTTCGTCTTGTCGCGCCCAATGCCTTCGTTGCCAGCTGGGTCCGCGACAGGCTAATGAACGAAATCGAAAAAGCCGCTGCCTCTGTGCTTGGCAGTGTGCCCACCATTACCGTTGTATCCGGTGAAGAGCCCGCCGCCGCCCCCAGACCGGTGCAGGTGCCCGCGCAGAAGCGTCCGGCAGCTGCCAGAACCAGCGGTGCCGAGCAGATGGGGCTGCCCCTGCATTATGCGTCCCGTTCTGCGGACAGCATCAAATGGATGCACAGTTTTGATGAATTTGTTGTGGGGCCAAGCAACCAGATGGCCTTTGCGGCGTCACAGGATATCTGCCAGCAGTCTTTCCGCAGCGACACTCTTTTTCTCAGTTCCGACCCCGGGCTCGGAAAAACACACCTTCTGCATGCCGTGGGGCAGCAGCTTTGCAATATCAGCAACCGTACCCTGCCCCGTGTGGAGTATCTGACAGCGGAAGAATTTGCCACGCGGCTTATCTGTGCGCTGAAAGCAAAGGAAGTGGACCGCTTTAAAGCCCGTTACCGCGATGTGGATGTGCTGCTGCTTGAAGATGTCCACTTTCTTCAGGGCAAACAGCGCATGCAGGACGAAGTGCTTTCCACCGTGAAGGCTTTGCAGTCGCGCGGGGCCAAGGTGCTGTTTTCCAGCTCGTTTGCACCCAAAGACCTGAATGACCTTGATTCGCAGCTCACCTCGCGTTTCTGTTCAGGATTGCTGGCCGTCATTGAAAAGCCGACATTTGAAACCCGCAAACAGATTCTGCGCGAAAAAGCCCGCCTGCACCATGTGCAGCTGCCCGAACAGGTGGCTGATCTGCTGGCAGACAATATCCGCGCCGATGTGCGTCAGATAGAAAGCTGCCTGCGTAACCTGCTGCTCAAGGCGCGGTTGCTCAACCAGCAGATAACCATGGACATGGCGTGGGAGATTATCGGCCACTACGCCAAGCGCGAAGCGGTGCTTGATATTGATGCCATCGTGCGTCAGATATGCAGCGGGTTTGATATTTCCAAAGAGCAGCTGCAGTCCAGAAGCCGCCGCCGCGAGCTTGTCATAGCGCGCAACACGGCGTTCTTTCTTGCCCGCAAGCATACCGACCTTTCGCTGGAAGAAATCGGTAAGCGTTTCAACCGCAAGCATTCCACGGTTATCAAAGGTATAGCCAACATAGAGCGTGAAATGAATAAGGAAACACCGCTGGGCAGACAGGTGGTGAACGCTGTAAATATGGTGGAACGCAACGGACGAATTATTCACCCCTGA
- the thyX gene encoding FAD-dependent thymidylate synthase — protein MPSKECRVELLAHTPEPLSLIYAAFRQCYHAGFAGDMWQRLVAGDIDRQKQADFISQVLESGHASPIEHVSFTFAVEGVSRALTHQLVRHRLASYSQQSQRYVDGSNFEYILPPAIARNQAARARFEAFMAEVGSAYRDLKQILEQDGRKGAKANEDARFVLPQAAESKIVLTMNCRVLLHFFEERCCSRAQWEIRHMADMMLERCRGALPVIFRHAGAKCVRLGYCPEGERFTCGRYPLRDAGRGQP, from the coding sequence ATGCCCAGTAAAGAATGCCGAGTGGAGCTGTTGGCCCATACCCCCGAACCTCTGTCGCTCATCTATGCGGCATTCAGACAATGTTATCATGCCGGTTTTGCAGGCGATATGTGGCAGCGGCTGGTGGCCGGCGACATTGACAGGCAGAAACAGGCCGATTTCATTTCTCAGGTGCTTGAATCCGGCCACGCGAGCCCCATTGAGCATGTCAGCTTTACCTTTGCTGTAGAGGGCGTTTCCCGCGCTTTGACGCACCAGCTGGTGCGTCACCGGCTTGCCTCTTATTCGCAGCAGAGCCAGCGGTATGTGGATGGAAGTAACTTCGAGTATATACTGCCGCCCGCCATTGCCCGTAATCAGGCAGCACGGGCACGTTTCGAGGCCTTTATGGCCGAAGTGGGCAGTGCCTACCGCGATTTGAAGCAGATTCTGGAGCAGGACGGACGCAAAGGGGCCAAGGCCAATGAGGACGCCCGCTTTGTCCTGCCGCAGGCTGCCGAGAGCAAAATAGTGCTGACCATGAACTGCAGAGTGCTTCTCCACTTTTTTGAAGAGCGCTGCTGTTCCCGTGCGCAGTGGGAAATCCGCCATATGGCCGATATGATGCTGGAGCGCTGCCGTGGCGCGCTTCCGGTCATTTTCCGCCACGCCGGAGCCAAATGTGTGCGTCTGGGCTATTGTCCCGAAGGAGAACGCTTCACCTGCGGCAGGTATCCGCTGCGTGATGCGGGGCGCGGTCAGCCCTGA
- the ruvB gene encoding Holliday junction branch migration DNA helicase RuvB has protein sequence MMEQECVDDSIRPRTLDDFIGQEDLRANLRVYLQAARGRGQAMDHTLFYGNPGLGKTTLAQIMASEMGVNMVCTSGPVLERSGDLAAILTNLGKGDLLFVDEIHRMPVAVEEVLYPAMEDFKLDLVIGQGPGARTVKIDLEPFTLVGATTRIGLLSSPLRDRFGIISRLEFYTPAELACIVKRTAGIMGVSLTEDGAVEIGRRSRGTPRIANRLLRRVRDFASVQNSAAVTAALASDALARMDVDELGLDQMDRKLLSVLIEHFAGGPVGVKTLAVACSEEVRTIEDIYEPYLIQCGFLKRTPRGRMATAKAYRHMNLLA, from the coding sequence ATGATGGAACAGGAATGTGTTGATGATTCGATCCGCCCGAGAACGCTGGATGATTTTATCGGGCAGGAAGACCTGCGCGCCAACCTGCGGGTGTATCTGCAGGCGGCCCGGGGCCGCGGGCAGGCCATGGACCATACGCTGTTCTACGGCAACCCCGGTCTGGGCAAAACAACTCTGGCCCAGATCATGGCCTCCGAGATGGGCGTCAATATGGTGTGCACTTCCGGACCGGTGCTTGAGCGCAGCGGCGATCTGGCAGCCATTCTGACCAATCTGGGCAAAGGTGATCTGCTTTTTGTGGATGAAATTCACAGAATGCCCGTGGCCGTGGAAGAGGTTCTGTATCCGGCCATGGAGGACTTCAAGCTTGATCTGGTCATCGGACAGGGGCCGGGTGCACGCACCGTCAAGATTGACCTTGAGCCCTTTACTCTGGTAGGAGCCACAACCCGCATCGGACTGCTCTCCTCTCCGCTGCGCGACCGTTTCGGAATCATCAGCCGGCTTGAATTTTACACTCCGGCGGAGCTGGCCTGCATAGTCAAACGTACGGCAGGCATAATGGGTGTATCCCTTACAGAAGACGGCGCGGTGGAAATAGGGCGCAGATCGCGGGGCACCCCCCGCATAGCCAACAGGCTGCTGCGCAGGGTGCGCGATTTCGCTTCGGTGCAGAATTCTGCCGCAGTCACCGCCGCGCTTGCCTCTGACGCTCTGGCACGCATGGATGTGGACGAGCTGGGGCTGGATCAGATGGACCGCAAGCTGCTTTCGGTGCTTATCGAACACTTTGCAGGGGGGCCTGTGGGCGTTAAAACGCTTGCCGTGGCCTGTTCCGAAGAGGTTCGCACCATTGAAGATATTTATGAGCCGTATCTTATCCAGTGCGGCTTTCTTAAACGCACGCCCCGCGGACGCATGGCCACGGCCAAAGCGTATCGCCATATGAATCTGCTTGCGTAA
- the ruvA gene encoding Holliday junction branch migration protein RuvA, with product MIAYIEGRVAEVTEQSCVVVTQGGVGYEVHLPSHLLARLPEQGAAVSFYIHTVVREDALELYGFSGWDERQTFLVLISISKVGAKTALAVLSLYRPDDLRRIVADDDVTALTRVSGIGKKSAQHILLELKYKLKVESLPASAGLAAGVPGSVLRDAVQALGNLGYAEEEAAPVLKNILKQDPDLDVSEALRAALKALAKAR from the coding sequence ATGATTGCATATATTGAAGGGCGAGTGGCCGAAGTGACCGAGCAGAGCTGTGTGGTGGTTACGCAGGGCGGGGTGGGGTACGAAGTGCATCTGCCTTCGCATCTGCTTGCGCGGCTGCCTGAACAGGGCGCGGCGGTTTCTTTTTACATCCACACGGTGGTGCGCGAAGACGCGCTGGAACTGTACGGATTTTCCGGATGGGATGAGCGGCAGACGTTTCTTGTGCTTATTTCCATTTCCAAAGTGGGGGCCAAGACGGCTCTTGCCGTGCTTTCTCTGTACCGGCCCGACGACCTGCGGCGCATTGTTGCCGACGATGATGTGACGGCGCTTACGCGGGTTTCCGGCATCGGCAAAAAAAGCGCCCAGCACATTCTGCTGGAACTGAAATACAAGCTTAAAGTGGAATCGCTGCCTGCTTCGGCCGGTCTGGCCGCCGGTGTGCCGGGCAGTGTGCTGCGCGATGCCGTTCAGGCACTGGGCAATCTCGGTTATGCCGAAGAAGAAGCCGCCCCCGTGCTGAAAAACATTCTGAAGCAGGATCCCGATCTGGATGTGAGCGAAGCGTTGCGTGCGGCGCTTAAAGCGCTTGCAAAGGCGAGATGA
- the ruvC gene encoding crossover junction endodeoxyribonuclease RuvC, with the protein MTTQGITVLGIDPGSRTTGWGIVREVSGVLTLVDCGAVRPRGDEFSDRLGAIYHGLHEVIARHMPDEASVENVFTAKNAASALKLGQARGAAVAACAAHHLPVASYAPTEIKKTIVGVGRAEKEQVSFMVARLLGVKGDWGPDTGDALAAAICHLNMRRLRRLAAG; encoded by the coding sequence ATGACAACGCAGGGTATAACGGTGCTGGGCATAGACCCGGGGTCGAGAACAACGGGCTGGGGTATCGTGCGCGAGGTTTCCGGCGTGCTGACGCTGGTGGATTGCGGTGCGGTGCGCCCCCGGGGCGATGAATTTTCTGACAGGCTCGGCGCTATTTATCACGGGCTGCATGAGGTGATTGCCCGGCATATGCCGGACGAAGCATCGGTTGAAAATGTCTTTACCGCCAAAAATGCCGCTTCTGCTCTTAAACTGGGACAGGCGCGGGGTGCGGCAGTGGCTGCCTGCGCTGCACATCACCTGCCTGTAGCAAGCTATGCTCCCACAGAAATAAAAAAAACAATTGTGGGAGTGGGCCGTGCCGAAAAAGAGCAGGTCAGCTTTATGGTGGCCCGCCTGCTGGGCGTGAAAGGCGACTGGGGTCCGGATACGGGCGACGCGCTGGCCGCGGCCATCTGTCATCTGAATATGCGCAGATTGCGCAGGCTGGCCGCGGGGTAA
- a CDS encoding YebC/PmpR family DNA-binding transcriptional regulator, which translates to MAGHSKWKNIQHRKGRQDAKKSKAFTKVAKEIIIAAKGGGDPVANSRLRAAIAAAKAVNLPKDKIETAIKKGTGELAGGDIFELVYEGYGPGGIAFLIEVATDNKNRTVAEVRHILTKSGGSMGEAGCVGWMFDKKGVLTFPKEAYSEDQLMEIGLEAGCDDVIDEGDSWAVHVDPSSFEDVKAAFEQAGVTAESVELASVPQNTIEVDAETGKKLLRLVDALEENDDVQNVFANFDLPDEVLAEMED; encoded by the coding sequence ATGGCCGGACATAGTAAATGGAAAAACATCCAGCACCGCAAGGGACGTCAGGACGCCAAAAAATCCAAGGCGTTCACCAAGGTTGCCAAAGAAATAATCATCGCCGCCAAAGGCGGGGGTGATCCGGTGGCCAACAGCCGTCTGCGTGCGGCCATTGCCGCGGCTAAAGCGGTGAACCTGCCCAAGGACAAAATTGAGACCGCCATCAAGAAGGGTACCGGCGAACTGGCCGGCGGAGATATTTTTGAACTGGTGTACGAAGGCTACGGCCCCGGCGGCATTGCTTTTCTGATTGAAGTGGCCACCGACAATAAAAACCGTACCGTGGCTGAAGTGCGCCACATCCTGACCAAATCCGGCGGCTCCATGGGCGAGGCCGGCTGTGTGGGCTGGATGTTTGACAAAAAGGGCGTGCTGACTTTTCCCAAGGAAGCCTATTCCGAAGACCAGCTGATGGAAATCGGGCTGGAAGCCGGTTGCGATGACGTCATCGATGAAGGCGACAGCTGGGCGGTGCATGTGGATCCTTCTTCTTTTGAAGATGTGAAGGCCGCTTTTGAGCAGGCCGGAGTGACCGCGGAATCGGTGGAACTGGCCAGCGTGCCGCAGAACACCATCGAAGTGGATGCGGAAACCGGCAAGAAACTGCTGCGTCTGGTGGATGCGCTGGAAGAGAACGACGACGTACAGAACGTGTTTGCCAACTTCGACCTGCCTGATGAAGTGCTGGCCGAAATGGAAGACTAG
- a CDS encoding RlmE family RNA methyltransferase: MKKYRDHYFLKAKRENYPARSVYKLKEIDKRFGILKQGMRVLDLGAAPGSWSLGAAEKIGPSGRVLAADIQTTETVFPSNVTFMQEDVFERSAEFEQALSETGPFDVVISDMAPKTTGHKFTDQARSSNLCFEALAVASLHLVEGGSFVVKIFMGPDVEAYVKQMRTLFTAVKSFKPKSSRSESKETFYIGLGFKGLPEFSEQEGED, from the coding sequence ATGAAAAAATATCGTGACCATTATTTTCTGAAGGCCAAACGGGAGAATTATCCCGCGCGGTCTGTCTATAAGCTGAAAGAAATAGATAAACGCTTCGGCATCTTGAAGCAAGGCATGCGTGTGCTCGATCTTGGCGCGGCCCCCGGGTCATGGTCGCTTGGCGCGGCGGAAAAAATCGGACCTTCGGGCAGGGTGCTGGCTGCCGACATCCAGACCACAGAGACTGTTTTTCCGTCCAATGTCACGTTTATGCAGGAAGATGTCTTCGAGCGTTCTGCAGAATTCGAGCAGGCGCTGTCCGAGACCGGTCCTTTTGACGTCGTCATAAGTGATATGGCTCCTAAAACCACGGGCCACAAGTTCACCGATCAGGCCAGATCGTCCAATCTGTGCTTTGAAGCGCTTGCGGTTGCCTCACTTCATCTCGTAGAAGGCGGCAGCTTTGTGGTCAAGATTTTCATGGGACCGGATGTAGAAGCGTATGTGAAGCAGATGCGTACGCTGTTTACCGCTGTTAAGTCGTTCAAGCCCAAAAGCTCGCGCTCCGAGAGTAAGGAAACCTTTTATATCGGACTGGGGTTTAAAGGGCTGCCGGAGTTTTCTGAACAAGAGGGCGAAGACTGA
- a CDS encoding glycosyltransferase family protein gives MTVRRTTSFRPPRITVRNWNGTTQTLPDGGQSYETLTGTKNVLVLGLGPFPAQAAALADALARRQTSATGGHDSGGYVSYVECTDFASQMPASWHEAIPRHWQNSTPDAPPPYDGTGCGSDDSAPAAESDRLAQLVRNHVRQGGSIVAYRQNARLFPGYWGKALAAARLEHMRRASSTSARCEKDTVLLAGSRSDLLVLELHHALTGAGLQVQCISPDDGHALPAALRHCSPALFLCVNFKGLDTWGERFNLLDAAGVPVAVWCVDNPWHLVSGIRSPFWKQVRLFVTDSSFCRPLQEHGARHVQHLPLATMAELFDPARVQAAQLPPAKSCGALPDGLEHMLIFAGRSAFPDRERFFAGCRYPHAAMQQADEMLRHGERPDFDWWCATLRTSPLWPSHEVRSAGLAAEECARRWRTACLTACAAIPGSALTVFGDDGWQSLLPQGTAVHPPVDYYTVLPHLYARAAATLNLTSMLLPAGLTQRNFDVWAAGGFCLTDNTPGLEIFPRELVCESSFRTAGEIPELFGRVLHDHAWRRQVARAWHSHILARHTYHHRIAALLEACGCR, from the coding sequence ATGACTGTACGCCGCACAACCAGCTTTCGTCCGCCCCGCATTACCGTGCGCAACTGGAACGGCACGACGCAGACCCTGCCCGACGGCGGGCAGTCGTATGAAACACTCACCGGCACAAAAAATGTTCTGGTGCTGGGCCTGGGCCCTTTTCCGGCTCAGGCGGCCGCGCTGGCTGACGCACTGGCGCGCCGGCAGACCAGCGCCACCGGCGGTCATGACAGCGGGGGGTATGTTTCCTATGTCGAATGCACGGATTTCGCAAGTCAAATGCCCGCATCGTGGCACGAGGCCATACCGCGTCACTGGCAAAACAGCACACCGGATGCCCCGCCGCCATACGACGGCACGGGCTGCGGCTCCGATGACTCTGCGCCTGCCGCAGAAAGTGACAGACTGGCACAGCTGGTGCGGAATCACGTGCGGCAGGGCGGCAGCATTGTCGCCTACAGGCAGAACGCGCGCCTTTTTCCCGGTTACTGGGGCAAAGCCCTTGCAGCGGCACGGCTGGAGCATATGCGGCGCGCATCCAGTACATCCGCCCGCTGTGAAAAAGATACCGTGCTGCTGGCCGGATCGCGCAGCGACCTGCTTGTACTTGAACTGCACCACGCCCTTACCGGTGCCGGACTGCAGGTTCAATGCATATCCCCGGACGACGGGCACGCTCTGCCCGCGGCCCTGCGCCACTGCAGCCCGGCTCTTTTTCTGTGCGTCAACTTCAAGGGGCTGGACACATGGGGCGAGCGGTTCAACCTGCTGGATGCGGCAGGCGTACCGGTGGCAGTCTGGTGCGTTGACAATCCGTGGCACCTTGTGTCCGGCATCCGGAGCCCTTTCTGGAAGCAGGTCAGACTGTTTGTGACCGACAGTTCTTTCTGCCGTCCTCTGCAGGAGCACGGGGCGCGCCATGTACAGCACCTGCCGCTGGCAACCATGGCAGAACTGTTTGACCCGGCACGGGTACAGGCGGCGCAGCTGCCGCCTGCAAAGTCGTGCGGCGCTCTACCGGACGGTCTGGAGCATATGCTCATCTTTGCCGGACGATCCGCCTTTCCCGACAGGGAACGCTTTTTTGCCGGATGCCGGTACCCGCACGCAGCCATGCAGCAGGCGGATGAAATGCTGCGCCACGGCGAGCGCCCCGACTTTGACTGGTGGTGCGCAACACTGCGCACAAGCCCGTTGTGGCCCTCGCATGAAGTACGCTCCGCCGGACTTGCCGCCGAGGAATGCGCCCGCCGCTGGCGTACCGCCTGTCTGACAGCCTGCGCGGCCATACCCGGCTCAGCGTTGACAGTTTTCGGCGATGACGGCTGGCAGAGCCTGCTGCCGCAGGGCACCGCCGTGCATCCGCCCGTGGATTACTATACCGTTCTGCCGCATCTGTATGCCCGTGCCGCCGCCACACTCAACCTGACCAGCATGCTGCTGCCCGCAGGGCTTACCCAGCGCAACTTCGACGTATGGGCTGCGGGCGGTTTCTGCCTGACAGACAACACCCCCGGTCTGGAAATTTTTCCACGGGAACTTGTATGCGAATCCTCCTTCCGCACTGCCGGAGAAATTCCAGAACTGTTCGGCCGGGTGCTGCATGACCACGCATGGCGTCGTCAGGTTGCACGGGCGTGGCACAGCCACATACTGGCCCGTCACACATACCATCACCGCATTGCCGCGCTGCTGGAAGCCTGCGGCTGCCGGTGA